From a region of the Chrysemys picta bellii isolate R12L10 chromosome 7, ASM1138683v2, whole genome shotgun sequence genome:
- the LOC135972889 gene encoding uncharacterized protein LOC135972889 translates to MQSSPAVMAVQSGNRKRAPAWTDREVLDLIAVWGDESVLSELRSKRRNAKIYEKISKDMAERGYSRDATQCRVKIKELRQGYQKTKEANGRSGSHPQTSRFYEALHSILGAAATTTPPVTVDSEDGILSTAGSSDMLGDGEDEEGDEEGEAVGSSHNADFPDSQDLFITLTEIPYEASPAVTPDTESGEGSATPSATVSQPSLESHSQRLARIRRRKKRTREDMFSELMACSQAQAAQQTQWRENLTRMHQANMDREERWRQEDQQATQTLLGLLREQTDTLRRLVDVLQERRQEDRAPLQSISNRPPPPPSPIPTSPKVQRRRGGRVPAKSHSTPAESSSSRRLSFPKI, encoded by the exons atgcagagctctccagcagtgatggccgtgcagtctgggaatagaaagagagccccagcatggactgatcgtgaagtcttggatctcatcgctgtgtggggcgatgagtccgtgctttccgagctgcgatccaaaagaaggaatgcaaagatctacgagaagatctctaaagacatggcagagagaggatacagccgggatgcaacgcagtgccgcgtgaaaatcaaggagctgagacaaggctaccagaagaccaaagaggcaaacggacgctccggatcccatccccagacatcccgtttctacgaggcactgcattccatcctcggtgcggccgccaccactaccccaccagtgaccgtggactctgaggatgggatactgtccacggccggttcctcggacatgttaggggacggggaagatgaggaaggagatgaggagggcgaggcagtcggcagctctcacaacgctgatttccccgacagccaggatctcttcatcacccttacagagatcccctacgaagcgtccccagccgttaccccggacacagaatctggtgaaggatcagcca ccccgtctgcgactgtctcacaacctagcctggaatcacactcccagaggctagcgcggattaggcgtaggaagaagaggacacgggaggacatgttctctgagcttatggcctgttcccaagcccaggcagcacagcagacccagtggcgggagaacttgacccgaatgcaccaagccaacatggatcgggaggagaggtggcggcaggaagaccagcaggcgactcaaacgctgcttggactactgagggagcaaacggacacgctccggcgccttgtggatgttctgcaggaacggaggcaggaggacagagccccgctgcagtccatctctaaccgccctcccccgccaccaagtcccatacccacctcacccaaagtgcaaagaaggagaggcggcagagtccctgctaagtctcactccacccctgcagagagctctagtagcagaaggctctcatttcccaaaatttga